The Lycium barbarum isolate Lr01 chromosome 10, ASM1917538v2, whole genome shotgun sequence genome includes a region encoding these proteins:
- the LOC132616009 gene encoding protein C2-DOMAIN ABA-RELATED 7-like, whose product MEMLRLLKIRVQRGINLPLKDTFHSDPYVVVTMGEQRVKTSCKKNNCNPVWDDELTLALKYPNVPIVLAVYDKDTFSKDDKIGEAEIDIKPYLEAMEMSYDQDLQDGVKIGRVQPDRNNCLAKESCIICENGKIIQDMVLMLQNVECGEVEVQIEVIPKMLSDD is encoded by the exons atGGAGATGTTGAGACTTCTTAAAATTAGGGTGCAGAGAGGCATCAATCTGCCACTCAAGGATACATTTCATAGTGATCCTTATGTTGTTGTCACCATGGGTGAACAG CGAGTGAAGACTAGTTGCAAGAAGAACAACTGCAACCCTGTTTGGGATGATGAATTGACACTGGCATTGAAATATCCAAATGTTCCAATTGTTTTG GCTGTATATGACAAAGATACATTCAGTAAAGATGACAAAATAGGGGAAGCAGAGATAGACATAAAACCATATCTTGAAGCTATGGAAATGAGCTATGATCAGGACCTTCAAGATGGTGTCAAAATTGGCAGAGTTCAACCAGACAGAAACAATTGCTTAGCTAAAGAAAGTTGCATTATATGTGAAAATGGAAAAATAATCCAAGACATGGTACTTATGCTGCAAAATGTTGAATGTGGTGAAGTAGAAGTGCAAATTGAAGTGATCCCTAAAATGCTGTCTGATGATTAA